The Bacteroides acidifaciens genome includes a region encoding these proteins:
- a CDS encoding transposase family protein, producing the protein MKPEQLLRAILPDVLIDNFDIVNFDKSADRFDIYLDEKKVQLKEDKTNPDIISYGFGKYRTIQDYPIRGRATYLHVRKRKWLDKSSYEIFSYDWDLSEFDGTRLNSEFVSFLKEGD; encoded by the coding sequence ATGAAACCCGAACAACTCCTTCGTGCCATCCTTCCGGATGTGCTTATAGACAACTTTGATATTGTCAATTTCGACAAGAGTGCTGACCGTTTTGATATTTATCTTGATGAAAAAAAAGTTCAGCTAAAAGAAGATAAGACCAATCCGGATATCATATCCTATGGTTTTGGTAAGTATCGTACAATCCAAGACTATCCTATTCGTGGTCGCGCCACTTATCTCCATGTTCGTAAACGTAAATGGCTTGACAAGTCTTCCTATGAAATCTTCAGTTATGACTGGGATTTATCCGAATTTGACGGTACACGGCTCAATTCTGAGTTCGTCTCTTTTTTAAAAGAAGGAGATTGA
- a CDS encoding patatin-like phospholipase family protein produces MRKILLVLITLWLAIPAIHAQKVGLVLSGGGAKGLTHIGIIRALEENNIPIDYIAGTSMGAIVGSLYAMGYSPDDMVELLKSEDFKRWYSGEVEEKYVYHFKKNLPTPEFFNIRFSFKDSLKNLKSQFLPTSVVNPLQMNLVFVDLYARATAACKGDFDKLFVPFRCIASDVYNKKQLIMKNGDLGDAVRASMSFPFMFKPIEIDNVLAYDGGIYNNFPTDVMRDDFHPDIIIGSVVSTNPTKPKEDDLMSQIENMVMQKTDYSIPDSVGISMTFKYDNVNLMDFQRIDELHDIGYNRTISMMDSIKSRIHRRVNFDNIRLRRMVYRSNFPELRFNNIIIEGANPQQQAYIKKEFHKSDNKEFTYEDLKQGYFRLLSDKMISEIIPHAIYNPEDDTYDLHLKVKLENNFAVRLGGNISTSNSNQIYLGLSYQDLNYYAKEFILDGQLGKVYNNVQFMAKIDFATAIPTSYRLIGSISTFDYFKKDKLFSRNDKPAFNQKDERFLKLQVSLPFLSSKRAEFGIGIAKIEDKYFQKSIIDFGNDKFDKSRYDLFGGSISFNGSTLNSRQYPTRGYREALVAQIFVGRERFYPGERSTAEGNNKEHHSWLQLSYMKEKYHNMSEHWVLGWYLKALYASKNFSENYTATMMQAGEFSPTLHSKMTYNEAFRANQFVSAGIRPVYRLNQMFHLRGEFYGFMPIYPIERNSLNKAYYGKAFSKFEYLGEISVVCQLPFGDITAYVNHYSSPKREWNVGLSIGWQLFNYRFIE; encoded by the coding sequence ATGAGAAAAATTCTTTTAGTGTTAATTACTTTATGGTTGGCCATCCCAGCTATCCACGCTCAAAAAGTGGGACTTGTATTAAGCGGCGGCGGCGCAAAAGGATTGACGCATATCGGTATTATTCGCGCTTTGGAAGAAAACAATATCCCCATTGACTACATCGCGGGGACTTCTATGGGTGCCATCGTCGGCTCCCTATACGCCATGGGGTATTCTCCTGATGATATGGTGGAACTCCTAAAATCCGAAGATTTCAAACGATGGTATTCCGGAGAAGTGGAAGAAAAATACGTATATCATTTCAAAAAAAATCTCCCCACTCCTGAGTTTTTCAATATACGTTTTTCATTCAAGGATTCGCTAAAAAACCTGAAATCTCAGTTTCTGCCCACCAGTGTGGTAAATCCGCTCCAGATGAATCTTGTTTTTGTAGATCTGTATGCACGCGCCACAGCTGCTTGTAAAGGAGATTTTGATAAACTTTTCGTACCTTTTCGATGTATTGCATCCGATGTGTACAATAAGAAGCAATTAATAATGAAAAATGGAGACTTGGGAGATGCAGTCAGAGCTTCAATGAGTTTCCCATTCATGTTTAAACCTATTGAGATAGACAATGTATTAGCCTATGATGGTGGAATTTATAATAATTTCCCCACAGATGTCATGAGAGACGATTTTCATCCGGACATTATTATAGGAAGTGTCGTCTCAACCAACCCTACCAAGCCCAAAGAAGATGACCTTATGAGCCAAATAGAAAATATGGTGATGCAAAAAACCGATTATTCTATTCCTGATTCAGTGGGGATTTCAATGACGTTCAAATACGACAATGTTAATCTTATGGATTTTCAACGTATTGATGAACTGCATGATATAGGATACAATCGCACCATCAGCATGATGGACTCCATCAAGAGTCGCATCCATCGACGCGTCAACTTTGACAATATACGCTTAAGAAGAATGGTGTACCGAAGTAATTTTCCCGAGTTACGCTTCAATAATATCATTATTGAAGGAGCTAATCCCCAACAACAAGCTTATATCAAAAAAGAATTTCATAAATCAGATAACAAAGAATTCACCTATGAGGATTTAAAACAGGGATATTTCAGATTACTTTCGGATAAAATGATTTCTGAAATCATTCCTCATGCTATTTACAATCCCGAAGATGACACTTACGACCTTCATTTAAAAGTTAAACTAGAGAATAACTTCGCTGTAAGACTGGGTGGCAATATATCCACTTCCAATTCCAATCAAATTTATTTAGGGCTGAGCTACCAGGACTTAAACTACTATGCCAAGGAGTTTATTCTTGATGGACAACTTGGGAAGGTGTACAACAATGTCCAATTTATGGCAAAGATAGACTTTGCCACGGCTATTCCTACATCGTATCGTCTTATAGGTTCAATAAGTACTTTCGACTATTTTAAAAAAGACAAGCTCTTCTCAAGAAATGATAAACCTGCCTTCAATCAAAAAGACGAACGATTTTTGAAATTACAGGTAAGTCTGCCTTTTCTTTCGAGTAAGCGAGCTGAATTTGGAATAGGAATCGCTAAAATAGAGGATAAGTATTTCCAGAAAAGCATTATTGACTTTGGAAATGACAAATTCGACAAAAGCCGTTATGATTTATTTGGTGGTTCAATCAGTTTTAACGGAAGCACACTGAACTCCCGACAATATCCAACACGTGGATACAGAGAGGCTCTTGTTGCTCAAATTTTTGTAGGAAGAGAGCGTTTCTATCCAGGTGAAAGGAGTACTGCCGAGGGAAACAATAAAGAACATCATTCCTGGTTGCAATTATCCTACATGAAAGAGAAATATCATAATATGAGTGAACATTGGGTACTGGGATGGTACTTAAAGGCATTGTATGCGTCTAAGAACTTCTCAGAGAACTATACAGCAACAATGATGCAAGCCGGAGAATTTTCTCCTACGCTGCACAGTAAAATGACCTATAATGAAGCATTCCGCGCCAATCAATTCGTAAGCGCCGGAATTCGCCCTGTTTATCGTTTAAACCAAATGTTCCATCTGCGGGGAGAATTTTATGGCTTTATGCCTATATATCCGATTGAAAGAAATTCGCTGAATAAAGCATACTATGGAAAAGCTTTCTCTAAATTCGAATATTTAGGAGAAATTTCTGTTGTATGTCAATTGCCGTTTGGAGACATTACCGCATATGTAAATCATTATAGCTCACCGAAAAGAGAGTGGAATGTCGGATTAAGCATAGGTTGGCAACTATTCAATTATCGGTTCATAGAATAA
- a CDS encoding transposase, whose product MSICVLVERYGVKGQTLRKQYKEKISDYRNWDQLEHAHDYLLYPENIGENLSLDETCLSNGDVYTILTNKAAKGRKGALVAMVRGVATDAVSGILRRLPHRKRLSVKTVTTDLSSAMMLTVRKVFPAAKLINDRFHVQQLMSEAVDQLRIRYRWKVLDTENQAIREHRQKKKETKSKAERERIGKWEPERMENGETLPQIVSRSKHIILKHWSKWSEQQKTRAAILFDKFPKLLEGYSLSMKLTDIFNKKSGPDEARLNLARWYNEVEKFDYMEFNKVLDTFSNHSTTIINYFEERLTNASAESFNAKIKAFRSQLRGVADVKFFMFRLARLYA is encoded by the coding sequence GTGAGCATCTGTGTGCTTGTGGAACGTTATGGCGTAAAAGGGCAGACTCTTCGTAAACAATACAAGGAGAAAATCAGTGATTACCGGAACTGGGACCAACTCGAACATGCGCATGACTACCTCCTTTATCCTGAAAACATTGGAGAAAACCTTTCTTTGGATGAAACTTGCCTGAGCAATGGAGATGTTTATACGATTCTGACCAATAAAGCAGCTAAAGGCCGTAAAGGGGCTTTAGTTGCAATGGTTCGTGGAGTGGCCACAGATGCGGTAAGCGGAATCTTGCGCAGGCTTCCGCATCGGAAACGGCTGTCTGTCAAGACTGTCACTACAGATTTATCTTCAGCCATGATGCTGACGGTCAGAAAGGTGTTTCCTGCCGCAAAGCTGATCAATGACCGTTTTCATGTACAGCAGCTCATGTCTGAAGCTGTTGACCAGTTAAGAATACGCTATCGGTGGAAAGTACTTGATACGGAAAATCAGGCTATCAGGGAGCATCGCCAAAAGAAGAAAGAAACAAAGAGTAAGGCGGAAAGGGAGAGAATAGGGAAATGGGAACCTGAAAGAATGGAGAACGGAGAAACCCTGCCACAGATAGTAAGCAGAAGCAAGCATATTATACTGAAACACTGGAGCAAATGGAGTGAACAGCAAAAGACCAGGGCTGCCATTCTCTTTGATAAATTCCCCAAGCTTCTGGAAGGATACAGCCTTAGCATGAAACTGACAGACATCTTCAACAAGAAGTCAGGTCCCGATGAAGCAAGGCTAAATCTCGCAAGATGGTACAATGAAGTGGAAAAGTTTGACTATATGGAGTTCAACAAGGTACTTGATACCTTTTCAAACCATAGTACGACCATCATAAATTATTTTGAAGAACGATTGACAAATGCTTCAGCGGAGTCGTTCAATGCTAAAATCAAAGCTTTTCGAAGCCAGTTAAGAGGGGTGGCTGATGTGAAATTCTTCATGTTCAGACTGGCTAGGCTATACGCTTAA
- the htpG gene encoding molecular chaperone HtpG → MQKGNIGVTTENIFPIIKKFLYSDHEIFLRELVSNAVDATQKLNTLASIGEFKGELGDLTVHVELGKDTITISDRGIGLTAEEIEKYINQIAFSGANDFLEKYKNDANAIIGHFGLGFYSAFMVAKKVEIITKSYRDGAQAVKWTCDGSPEFTIEEVEKADRGSDIILYIDDDCKEFLEEARISGLLKKYCSFLPVPIAFGKKKEWKDGKQVETAEDNIINDTTPLWTRKPSELSDEDYKSFYSKLYPMSDEPLFWIHLNVDYPFHLTGILYFPKVKSNIELNKNKIQLYCNQVYVTDSVEGIVPDFLTLLHGVIDSPDIPLNVSRSYLQSDSNVKKISTYITKKVSDRLQSIFKNDRKQFEEKWNDLKIFINYGMLTQEDFYDKVQKFALFTDTNNKHYTFEEYQTLIKDNQTDKDGNLIYLYANNKDEQYSYIEAATNKGYNVLLMDGQLDVAMVSMLEQKLEKSRFTRVDSDVVDNLIVKEDKKGEVLEADKQDAITTAFKSQLPKMDKVEFNVMTQALGENSAPVMITQSEYMRRMKEMANIQAGMSFYGEMPDMFNLILNSDHKLIKQVLSEEESACHAEVAPIQSEMDSVNKKRNELKDKQKDKKDEDIPTAEKDELNELDKKWDDLKSKKEAIFIGYASNNKVIRQLIDLALLQNNMLRGEALNNFVKRSIELI, encoded by the coding sequence ATGCAAAAAGGTAATATTGGGGTTACAACGGAAAACATTTTCCCTATCATCAAGAAGTTTTTGTACAGTGATCATGAAATTTTTCTTCGTGAGTTAGTGTCCAATGCAGTAGACGCTACCCAGAAGCTGAATACACTGGCTTCCATTGGCGAGTTTAAAGGTGAACTAGGTGATTTGACTGTTCATGTTGAGTTAGGCAAAGACACTATTACCATTTCTGACCGTGGTATCGGTCTGACAGCAGAAGAAATTGAGAAGTACATCAATCAGATTGCGTTCTCTGGAGCTAATGACTTCCTTGAAAAGTACAAAAATGACGCGAATGCCATTATTGGACACTTCGGACTTGGCTTCTATTCCGCCTTTATGGTTGCGAAGAAAGTAGAAATAATCACTAAATCATACAGAGATGGTGCGCAAGCTGTAAAATGGACTTGTGACGGCAGTCCTGAATTCACGATTGAAGAAGTTGAAAAAGCAGATCGTGGTTCGGATATCATCTTATACATTGATGATGATTGCAAGGAATTCCTTGAAGAAGCACGCATTTCCGGACTCTTGAAGAAATATTGCAGCTTCCTTCCTGTTCCTATTGCATTTGGAAAAAAGAAAGAGTGGAAAGATGGCAAACAAGTAGAAACAGCCGAAGACAATATCATCAATGATACAACTCCTCTGTGGACTCGTAAACCTAGCGAGCTGTCAGATGAGGATTACAAATCATTCTATAGCAAATTGTATCCAATGTCTGATGAACCACTCTTTTGGATTCATCTAAATGTAGATTACCCGTTCCACTTGACTGGTATCCTCTACTTCCCTAAAGTTAAGAGCAATATTGAATTAAATAAAAATAAGATTCAATTATATTGCAATCAAGTATATGTTACAGATTCAGTTGAAGGCATTGTGCCGGATTTCCTGACTTTGTTACATGGAGTAATCGACTCACCAGATATTCCGTTGAATGTTTCCCGTTCATATTTGCAGAGCGATTCGAACGTGAAAAAGATTTCAACTTACATAACGAAGAAAGTTTCCGACCGCCTGCAATCCATCTTCAAAAATGACCGTAAGCAGTTTGAAGAGAAGTGGAATGATTTGAAAATATTTATCAATTATGGAATGCTCACGCAAGAGGATTTCTATGATAAAGTACAAAAATTCGCCCTTTTCACCGATACAAATAACAAACATTACACATTTGAGGAATACCAGACTCTTATTAAAGATAATCAGACAGACAAAGATGGCAACCTCATCTATCTGTATGCAAATAATAAGGACGAACAATATAGTTACATTGAAGCCGCTACTAACAAAGGATATAATGTTTTGCTTATGGACGGGCAATTGGATGTAGCTATGGTAAGCATGCTGGAGCAAAAGCTGGAAAAATCCCGCTTTACCCGTGTCGATAGTGATGTTGTTGATAACCTTATCGTTAAAGAAGACAAGAAAGGAGAAGTATTAGAAGCCGATAAGCAGGATGCTATCACAACAGCCTTCAAGAGCCAGCTTCCTAAAATGGATAAAGTCGAGTTCAATGTCATGACGCAAGCATTAGGAGAAAATTCCGCTCCGGTAATGATTACTCAAAGCGAATATATGCGCCGTATGAAAGAGATGGCAAATATTCAGGCGGGAATGAGTTTCTATGGCGAAATGCCTGATATGTTCAATTTGATACTGAATTCAGACCACAAGTTGATAAAACAAGTGTTAAGCGAAGAAGAAAGTGCTTGTCATGCTGAGGTAGCTCCGATACAATCCGAGATGGACAGTGTTAATAAGAAACGTAATGAGCTGAAAGATAAGCAAAAGGACAAAAAAGATGAAGATATCCCAACAGCTGAAAAAGATGAACTAAATGAGTTGGACAAGAAATGGGATGATTTGAAGAGTAAGAAAGAAGCTATCTTCATCGGCTATGCCAGCAACAACAAAGTAATACGTCAACTCATTGATTTGGCCTTATTGCAAAATAATATGTTGAGAGGTGAAGCATTGAACAACTTTGTAAAACGCAGTATTGAACTGATTTAA
- the ligA gene encoding NAD-dependent DNA ligase LigA — protein MDIKEKIEELRAELHRHNYNYYVLNAPEISDKEFDDKMRELQDLEQAHPEYKDENSPTMRVGSDLNKNFTQVAHKYPMLSLANTYSEAEVTDFYERVRKALNEDFEICCEMKYDGTSISLTYEDGKLVRAVTRGDGEKGDDVTDNVKTIRSIPLVLHGNNYPAVFEIRGEILMPWEVFEELNREKEAREEPLFANPRNAASGTLKLQNSSIVASRKLDAYLYYLLGDNLPCDGHYENLQEAAKWGFKISDLTRKCQTLEEVFEFINYWDVERKNLPVATDGIVLKVNSLRQQKNLGFTAKSPRWAIAYKFQAERALTRLNKVTYQVGRTGTVTPVANLDPVQLSGTVVKRASLHNADIIEGLDLHIGDMVYVEKGGEIIPKITGVDKDARSFMLGEKVRFITNCPECGSKLVRYEGEAAHYCPNETACPPQIKGKIEHFISRKAMNIDGLGPETVDMFYRLGLIKNTADLYNLTTDDIKGLERMGEKSAENIITGIAQSKTVPFERVIFALGIRFVGETVAKKIAKSFENIDELQQADLEKLISIDEIGEKIAQSILLYFANESNRELVGRLKDAGLQLYRTEEDLSGYTDKLAGKSIVISGVFTHYSRDEYKELIEKNGGKNVGSISAKTSFILAGDNMGPAKLEKAKKLGITILSEDEFLKLIS, from the coding sequence ATGGATATAAAGGAAAAAATAGAGGAATTGCGTGCCGAACTTCACCGGCATAATTATAATTATTATGTGTTGAATGCTCCCGAAATATCGGATAAGGAGTTTGATGACAAGATGCGTGAACTTCAGGATTTGGAACAGGCACATCCGGAATATAAAGACGAAAACTCGCCTACTATGCGTGTGGGGAGTGACTTGAATAAGAATTTTACGCAGGTGGCGCATAAATATCCGATGCTGTCATTGGCAAATACATATTCGGAGGCGGAAGTGACGGACTTTTATGAGCGCGTCCGTAAGGCGCTCAATGAGGATTTTGAAATTTGCTGTGAAATGAAATATGACGGTACTTCAATTTCTTTGACTTATGAAGATGGTAAGTTGGTTCGTGCCGTTACTCGTGGCGATGGTGAGAAAGGAGATGATGTGACGGATAATGTAAAAACAATCCGTTCTATCCCGCTTGTACTTCATGGTAATAATTATCCTGCCGTTTTTGAAATTCGTGGGGAAATTCTCATGCCATGGGAAGTGTTTGAAGAATTGAACCGTGAGAAAGAAGCGCGCGAAGAGCCGCTTTTTGCTAATCCGAGAAACGCGGCTTCCGGCACATTGAAATTGCAGAACTCTTCCATTGTGGCTTCCCGTAAGCTGGATGCGTATTTGTATTATCTGCTGGGAGATAATCTGCCTTGTGACGGACATTATGAAAATCTTCAGGAAGCCGCGAAATGGGGCTTTAAAATATCTGATTTGACGCGTAAATGCCAGACATTGGAAGAAGTTTTTGAGTTTATCAACTACTGGGATGTAGAACGTAAGAATCTGCCGGTTGCTACAGACGGAATTGTTTTAAAGGTAAATAGTCTGCGGCAACAGAAAAATCTGGGATTTACGGCTAAATCTCCTCGATGGGCTATTGCATATAAGTTTCAAGCCGAACGTGCTTTGACGCGCTTGAATAAAGTGACTTATCAAGTGGGTAGAACTGGTACTGTCACTCCTGTGGCGAATTTGGATCCTGTGCAGCTTTCAGGAACAGTTGTGAAACGTGCGTCTTTACATAATGCAGATATTATCGAAGGACTCGATTTGCATATTGGGGACATGGTTTATGTGGAAAAAGGGGGCGAAATTATTCCCAAAATCACAGGTGTGGATAAGGACGCACGCAGTTTTATGCTTGGCGAGAAAGTCCGGTTTATCACTAATTGTCCCGAATGTGGCAGTAAATTAGTCAGGTATGAGGGAGAAGCCGCCCATTATTGTCCGAATGAAACGGCATGTCCCCCTCAGATTAAAGGTAAAATAGAGCATTTTATCAGCCGTAAGGCTATGAATATTGACGGGTTAGGCCCGGAAACAGTAGATATGTTTTATCGTTTGGGGTTAATCAAGAATACAGCCGATTTGTATAATCTCACAACTGACGATATTAAGGGATTGGAGCGTATGGGAGAAAAATCGGCGGAGAATATTATAACAGGAATTGCTCAAAGCAAGACAGTTCCTTTTGAGCGTGTGATCTTTGCTTTAGGAATTCGCTTTGTTGGTGAAACTGTGGCGAAGAAGATTGCAAAGTCGTTTGAAAATATAGATGAATTGCAGCAGGCGGATCTTGAAAAGTTGATTAGTATCGATGAAATCGGAGAAAAAATAGCGCAGAGCATCCTTTTGTATTTTGCGAATGAGTCTAATCGTGAGTTAGTCGGGCGATTGAAAGATGCCGGATTACAGCTTTATCGTACTGAGGAAGATTTAAGTGGATATACGGATAAGTTGGCAGGCAAGTCTATCGTTATCAGTGGTGTATTCACTCATTATTCTCGTGACGAATATAAGGAGCTTATCGAGAAAAACGGTGGCAAAAACGTAGGAAGTATTTCTGCAAAAACAAGTTTCATCCTTGCTGGAGATAATATGGGGCCTGCGAAACTGGAAAAAGCGAAAAAACTTGGAATAACCATACTAAGCGAAGACGAATTTCTGAAACTTATATCGTAA
- the dapA gene encoding 4-hydroxy-tetrahydrodipicolinate synthase has translation MIQTKLKGMGVALITPFKEDESVDYDALMRMVDYLLQNNADFLCVLGTTAETPTLTEEEKKTIKKMVIDRVNGRVPILLGVGGNNTRAVVETLKNDDFTGVDAILSVVPYYNKPSQEGIYQHYKAIAEATELPIVLYNVPGRTGVNMTAETTLRIARDFGNVIAIKEASGNITQMDDIIKNKPENFNVISGDDGITFPLITLGAVGVISVIGNAFPREFSRMTRLALQGDFANALTIHHRFTELFNLLFVDGNPAGVKSMLNAMGMIENKLRLPLVPTRITTFEAIRKVLNELNIKC, from the coding sequence ATGATACAGACTAAATTGAAAGGAATGGGGGTAGCACTGATTACTCCTTTCAAAGAGGATGAGAGCGTTGACTATGACGCATTGATGCGCATGGTGGACTATCTATTACAGAATAATGCGGATTTCTTGTGTGTGCTGGGAACTACAGCCGAAACACCGACTCTTACCGAGGAAGAAAAGAAAACCATAAAAAAGATGGTGATTGACCGTGTTAATGGAAGGGTTCCTATTCTGTTGGGTGTAGGTGGCAATAATACCCGTGCTGTTGTAGAAACATTGAAAAACGATGATTTCACGGGAGTTGATGCCATATTGTCTGTTGTACCGTATTATAACAAGCCTTCACAGGAGGGTATTTACCAGCATTATAAGGCTATCGCTGAAGCAACGGAGCTTCCTATCGTGCTGTATAATGTTCCGGGGCGTACGGGCGTAAATATGACTGCTGAGACTACTTTGCGTATTGCGCGTGATTTCGGTAATGTAATTGCTATAAAAGAGGCATCCGGTAACATCACGCAAATGGATGATATCATCAAAAATAAGCCGGAAAACTTCAATGTAATCTCTGGTGATGATGGTATTACTTTCCCTCTTATAACTTTGGGGGCTGTTGGTGTTATTTCGGTTATCGGTAATGCTTTTCCCCGTGAATTTAGTCGTATGACTCGTCTGGCGCTTCAAGGAGATTTTGCTAATGCACTGACTATTCATCACAGATTCACTGAATTATTCAATCTGTTATTTGTAGATGGAAATCCTGCGGGAGTGAAATCAATGTTGAACGCTATGGGAATGATTGAAAATAAACTTCGATTACCGCTGGTTCCTACCCGTATTACTACATTTGAAGCAATACGTAAGGTTTTGAATGAATTGAATATAAAATGCTGA